Part of the Streptomyces sp. HSG2 genome, CGCTCTCCATGATCCTGTCATGAGAAGCGGCGGCCGCCAGTGCCTCGTTCTCCGCCTGGATGCGCACGAGCTCGGATTCCAGGTCTTGGACACGCTGCTGGAGCCGTCGCATCTCGGCGAGGAGTCGAGGGTCCGAGCCGCCGACGTAACCGAGAAGCGCCTTTGCCATGATGGATGGTCCTCCACAAATGAGTGACCGACCGTAGCGGTTTGGGTCGTAGGGGTTACGCACCCGGGTGCCTGACACTCTTCACTTGTCTCTGCCGTTCATCCATGCCAAACAGCCGAGGTGCGCGGGGACTTTCAGCGTCTCACCAAAAAGTTTGACGGTCAACACGATCACACCCGCCGTCGGGGCTCGACCGACGGCCCGAGCCACCCCTCCGGGTACCCGCGTCGACCGGGGTCGGACTGTCGCCGGACACCCCGGTCGCGTCCGCATCCCTTCCCGGTGTCCGCCCCTCGCCGGTCACCTGCCGTTTTGCGGCGCACTTGTCCACCTGAGACGGCCTTCACCGGTCGGGCGGGCGGCGAGACCGGCGCGATCAGCGGATGGCGAATCCCTCGTACCGACCGCGCGGTGTGTCCCAGATCTCGGTGACACCATCGACCCGTCCGGGCGTGTCGCCACCGCGCAACCAGTTCAGCAAGTCCTCGCAGCAAGCCCTCGGCCCCTCCGCGACGATCTGCACCCGCCCGTCGGCCAGGTTGAGCGCGAAGCCGGTCACGTCGCCGACCTCGAGCGCCCGGGCCCGGGTGAACCAGCGGAAACCCACACCCTGCACGCACCCCCGCACCCACACGAGCAGGCGAACATCTTCGCTCACGGATGCGACGGGACCGGCCGATGTCGTTCCGGACACTTCCACCCTCTGCGCCATGCGGTACCGTCCCGACCCAATGAACTCATATGAAACTCACTCGATCAGGTGAGTTTAGTGATGCTCCTCGCGCCAGGCCGACCGGTCGTCGCGCCGAAGCCCCACCGGAGCATCGTGACGAAGGTTCGAGCGCGGACCAGGAAGGCGCACGACATGGGACGCCATCGACGCTCCGACACCCCGAACTCCGACACGGACCACCGGGGGGAAGCATCCGCCGCGGCGGCGCCGACGCCCGACGGCGACCCCACGCGACCGGGCCCGACGGAAGAGCACCCGGTGGGCATCGCCCTCTACCTGGACCCCGACGCCGCCGAGCGGGCGCGAGCCGACCAAGCCTACGCGTTCGCTCGGGGCGAGGACTCCTCCACCCCGGCGGAGGTCGGGCGGAGCGTCGGCCTCTCCCACCGTCACGGCTTCGCGCCCGACACCGGAGGTCGTCGAGTCCCCGCGCACCGACGCCGCCGTCCCCGCCCGGTGGCGGATCCGCTCCGTACCGGCCTGCTAGGCGCCACCGCCGCCGTCGCCTTCGGCACGATCGCGGTCGCCACCGGCGTGGTCCCCGGCCTCGACGACTACCGCATCGGGTCGGGGGAGGGCGGGGACGAACCGGCCAAGGCGGCGGCACCGACCGGAGACGCCGCCCCGCACGACGGCACCACCGAGGCTGGGGAAGCAGAACGCGGGGACACGGGCACCAGCCGAGACCGGGAGCGGACCGTCCTCCCCTCCGAGGACCCCTCGCCGGCCGTGCCCGACGCGCCGATCGCCACGCCTGAGGCCGACGAGACGGAGGCCCCGGCTCCGTCGACGACGACGCCCGAAGCCGAGGGCCCACGGGACGCCGAGGATCCACGCGCGCCGTCCGCCGCCGACGACGTGAACGACCCGGAATCGATTCCCCGGGAGATCGAGGAGGCGGAGCGGCCCGCGGCACCCGCGACGGAGCCGCCGGAGGGAGTCGCCGAGGCCGAGGTGGTGAGGCTGGTCAACATCGAGCGGGCCCAGGCCGGCTGCCGCCCGCTCGAAACGGACGGGGCTCTCGCGGGGATGGCGGGCGACTTCAGCCGGGCCATGGCCGAACAGGGCTTCTTCGACCACACCGCCCCAGGTGGGACGACCCCCTGGGACCGCGCCGAACAAGCCGGGATAGCCGACCTGGGCGGGGAGAACATCGCCCGCGGCCAAGCGGACGCGGCGACGGTGGTGGACGCGTGGATGAGCAGCCCGGGCCACCGCGCCAACATACTGAACTGCGACTTCCGCACCCTGGGGGTGGGGGTCCACTTCGGTTCGGGCGGCCCCTGGTGGACACAGGACTTCGGCTACTGACCGTTCCCGCCGGGCTGCCCCGAACTCCGATGAGCTCGCGTGAGGCCGTGTCGGGGCCGACCACGGCCCCTCAGTGGTCCGACCGCCGGACCGGGCGAGGTGGTGGCTGGCACCTCGGGCAGAAATGGCTGGAGCGGTTCATCCACGCCACGCGCCGTATCGGGGTGTCGCAGCGACGACAGGGCGCGCCTTCGCGCCCGTAGGCGTCCAGTGATCGGTCGAAGTAGCCGGATTCGCCGTTGACGTTGACGTAGAGGCTGTCGAAGCTGGTACCGCCCTCGGCCAGCGCGTCGGACATCACGTCGCGAGCGTGGTCGACCAAGGCCAGGCTCCGGTCGCGGCCCAGGGTGGCGGTGGGGCGGTCGTGGTGCAGGCGAGCCCGCCACAGCGCCTCGTCCGCGTAGATGTTGCCGACCCCACTGATCAGTGACTGGTCGAGCAGCGCTCGTTTGACCGTGGTCCGCTTCCCGCGCAGTGCCCTCTGGAAGGCCTCCGCGTCGAAGCGCGGGTCGAGCGGGTCCCGGGCGATGTGTCCGACGGCTTCCGGCAGGCCGTCGCCCCTGGTGTCGTGCAAAGACAGCCCGCCGAAGGTGCGCTGGTCGACGAAGCGGAGCTCGGTTCCGAGATCGTCCGCGAACCGGAATCGCGCCCTCAGGTGCCGCTCGTCCGGAGCGCCGTCGGGCCGGACCAGAAGCTGGCCGCTCATGCCGAGGTGGGCCAGGACCGCCTGCCCGGTCTCCTCAAGCGGCAGCCAGAGGTACTTCCCGCGGCGGCCGGGCGGGCCGATGAGGTGTCCGGCGGTCCGAAGCGCGAAGTCCTCGGGCCCGCCGGGGTGCCTGCGCACCGCGCGGGGGTGGAACACCTCGACGGTGTCGATCGTCCTGCCGGCGACCCACCTGTACAGGCCGCGCCGCACGACCTCGACCTCGGGCAGCTCCGGCATCGTTCCTCCCGGTGTGCCATGACGCCGCCCGCGCGGGTCGGCGACCGCGGCGGACGGTCGTTCGGCGCCCTCGTGTTCAGGTGCCGGGCGACGGCGGGGCGCCATGGGGGGGATCGGCCGCGTCCACCGCGCGTCGATCGGCGACGGACCGGATTGACCGCCAAGCGGTCTCGGCGGCCTGCTGCTCCGCCTCCTTCTTGCTGCGGCCGGTGCCGGTGCCGTACGAGACGCCTCCGACGCGGGCGGCAGCGGTGAAGACCTTCTCGTGGTCGGGGCCCGTCTCCGACACGAGGTACTCGGGGACACCCAACCCTTCGGTGGCGGTGAGTTCCTGCAACGAGGTCTTCCAGTCCAGACCGGCACCGAGACCAGAGGACTTCTCGATCAGCGGATCGAAGAGTCGGTGCACCAATTCGGACGCCGCGTCCAGTCCCCGGTCGAGGTACACCGCGCCGATCACGGCCTCCAGGGTGTCGGCGAGGATGGATGCCTTGTCCCGTCCGCCCGTGCCCTCTTCGCCGCGGCCGAGCCGGATGAAGGAACCCAGGTCGAGCCCGCGTCCGACCCCCGCCAGCGCGCGCGAGTTGACCACGGCGGCCCGTAGCTTGGCCAACTGGCCTTCGGGCAGGTCGGGGTGGGTGCGATACAGCGTGTCCGTGACCACGAGACCGAGGACGGAGTCCCCCAGGAACTCCAGCCGCTCGTTCGTGGGGAGGCCGCCGTTCTCGTACGCGTAACTCCGGTGCGTCAGCGCACGCACCAGAAGGGCGGACTCGACCTGGTAGCCGAGCCGCCCCTCCAGAAGCGTGTGGGACGAGGCCTGGTTGTCCGCCTTCTTCCTGACAGGAGGAGCCGACTGGGGGTCTTCCGTCTTCTTGGCAGTGGACACAGTGCCTGTCACCAGCCGCTCAGACCTCGAGGACCTGGCGCTTGTTGTAGGTGCCACATGACGGGCACGCGATGTGCTGCTGCTTGGGCTCGTGGCAGCGCTCACACGCAACCAGGGTGGGGACCGCAGCCTTCCACTGCGACCGGCGGTGGCGCGTGTTGCTGCGCGACATCTTCCGCTTCGGAACAGCCACGGCTACTTCTCCTGCTTCTCGTCGACGCCCGGTTCGGCGCCGCTCTTCTCGTCGTTCTCGCCGTCCCTGATGGATTCGGCGAGTCCCTGCAGTGCCGCCCAACGGATGTCGACGGCGTCATGGTGGTGTCCCGGGTCGTCCGCGAGCCGTGCTCCACACTCGGCGCACAGCCCGGGACAGTCCTCCCGGCACACCGGCCGCATCGGCAGTGCGAGCACCACCGCGTCACGCAGCACGGGTTCGAGGCCGATCAAGCCGTCCTCGACATGGAGCCTGTCCTCGTCGTCCTCGGCGTCGTCGCCGGGCTCCGCGATCACGCGGCCCCGGTCGTCGGCGTCAGGGTACGAGAACATCTCCTGGAAATCCGCTTCGAGCTCCAGCTCGACCGGCTCCAGACACCTTACGCACTCCCCCGTGGCCCGTGCACGGCCGGTGCCCGTGACGAGGACACCCTCCATCACCGACTCGAGCCGAAGGTCCAGCTCCAGCGGAGCGCCCTCCGGGACTCCGACGACCCCGGCGATCCCCAGCTCCGCCGGGGCGTCGAGGTCCCGGGTCAGCCGCCTCATCGCACCGGGTCGACGACCCAGCTCATGAGTGTCGATCACGAGGGGGTCACGGTGGTCGAGGCGGGCGTTCAGAGCCATTCCTGCTTTCGATCTTCGGGCTCGGTGAGCTGCCGCCGGCGACGGGGCAGCGCTGATCGCTGACGTGCGCGCGACCGAAGAGCCAGGATACTGGACCTTCCGCCGTTGACCCAACCCGGCCTCAGCGGCCCCCCTCGTCGTAGGGCGGATCATAGCGAATCGGCTGCTCAGGGCCGACCTCGGCGGTCCCGTAGGGGTCGGTGTCCGGGTAGCCGCCCCTCGCATCGCCGGGGGCCGCCGGATCGTAGGCGGCGACGCCGTAGCCCCCCACTCCGTCGCCGTACCCCTGATACCCGCCGTAAGGCTCGGCGGATCGACCGTCGGCGTAGGCGGCGTACCCAGGGCCGTATCCATAGGGTTCCGGGGCGCCCGGCGACACCGGTGTCGGTGGCTCGGCGTAGTCCTCCGTCCGCGACATGCGGACGCGCGGCGCAGGCACCGGCGTATGCGAGTAACCCTTGCCGGGCTCCTGGGCACGCGGCGCGGGCACCGTCGCCCCGCGGTCGGCGGGGGTGTCGGCGGGGGCCGCGAGGTCGGCCAGGTAGTCGGCGTCGCTGGAGTACCTCGACGGGCTCGACTCCTCGGCGAGAGCGCCGAGGTCGTCGGTCGCGATCCGGCCGTGCAGCTTCTCCCGGCCTCGTCCCACGGCCTCCAGGGTGGCGGTGAGCACCGACTCGAAGGCACCCAGCTTGGCGTCGACGTACGCGTCGGCGTCCTGGCGGCCGGACTCCGGGTCCTGACCGCGCCGAGGGTAGTCGTCCTCGGAGTCGAGGTTGCCGCCGCCGGTGCTCGGGAGATCACCGCCCAGGAGCCTCTCCCGTCCGCGACCCACCGATCCGAGCGTCTTGGTCAGGACCACCTCGAAGTTGGCGAGCTTGGAGTCGACGTACTCGTCGGCCTCGGCGCGGATCGCCTCCGCCTCCTCGCGGGCTTCGGCGAGCATCCGATCGGCCTCGGCCCTCGACCGGCGTGCCACCTCCGTGTCGGAGACGAGGGAGCCGCGTTCGGCGTGCGCGGCACCGATGATCCGGTCGGCCTCCTCCCGGGCCCGGGTGACCACCTGGTCGCGATCGCCGATCAA contains:
- a CDS encoding acylphosphatase, with product MSEDVRLLVWVRGCVQGVGFRWFTRARALEVGDVTGFALNLADGRVQIVAEGPRACCEDLLNWLRGGDTPGRVDGVTEIWDTPRGRYEGFAIR
- a CDS encoding CAP domain-containing protein is translated as MGRHRRSDTPNSDTDHRGEASAAAAPTPDGDPTRPGPTEEHPVGIALYLDPDAAERARADQAYAFARGEDSSTPAEVGRSVGLSHRHGFAPDTGGRRVPAHRRRRPRPVADPLRTGLLGATAAVAFGTIAVATGVVPGLDDYRIGSGEGGDEPAKAAAPTGDAAPHDGTTEAGEAERGDTGTSRDRERTVLPSEDPSPAVPDAPIATPEADETEAPAPSTTTPEAEGPRDAEDPRAPSAADDVNDPESIPREIEEAERPAAPATEPPEGVAEAEVVRLVNIERAQAGCRPLETDGALAGMAGDFSRAMAEQGFFDHTAPGGTTPWDRAEQAGIADLGGENIARGQADAATVVDAWMSSPGHRANILNCDFRTLGVGVHFGSGGPWWTQDFGY
- the mutM gene encoding bifunctional DNA-formamidopyrimidine glycosylase/DNA-(apurinic or apyrimidinic site) lyase; translation: MPELPEVEVVRRGLYRWVAGRTIDTVEVFHPRAVRRHPGGPEDFALRTAGHLIGPPGRRGKYLWLPLEETGQAVLAHLGMSGQLLVRPDGAPDERHLRARFRFADDLGTELRFVDQRTFGGLSLHDTRGDGLPEAVGHIARDPLDPRFDAEAFQRALRGKRTTVKRALLDQSLISGVGNIYADEALWRARLHHDRPTATLGRDRSLALVDHARDVMSDALAEGGTSFDSLYVNVNGESGYFDRSLDAYGREGAPCRRCDTPIRRVAWMNRSSHFCPRCQPPPRPVRRSDH
- the rnc gene encoding ribonuclease III, encoding MTGTVSTAKKTEDPQSAPPVRKKADNQASSHTLLEGRLGYQVESALLVRALTHRSYAYENGGLPTNERLEFLGDSVLGLVVTDTLYRTHPDLPEGQLAKLRAAVVNSRALAGVGRGLDLGSFIRLGRGEEGTGGRDKASILADTLEAVIGAVYLDRGLDAASELVHRLFDPLIEKSSGLGAGLDWKTSLQELTATEGLGVPEYLVSETGPDHEKVFTAAARVGGVSYGTGTGRSKKEAEQQAAETAWRSIRSVADRRAVDAADPPHGAPPSPGT
- the rpmF gene encoding 50S ribosomal protein L32, with translation MAVPKRKMSRSNTRHRRSQWKAAVPTLVACERCHEPKQQHIACPSCGTYNKRQVLEV
- a CDS encoding YceD family protein, which codes for MALNARLDHRDPLVIDTHELGRRPGAMRRLTRDLDAPAELGIAGVVGVPEGAPLELDLRLESVMEGVLVTGTGRARATGECVRCLEPVELELEADFQEMFSYPDADDRGRVIAEPGDDAEDDEDRLHVEDGLIGLEPVLRDAVVLALPMRPVCREDCPGLCAECGARLADDPGHHHDAVDIRWAALQGLAESIRDGENDEKSGAEPGVDEKQEK
- a CDS encoding cell division initiation protein; this translates as MDVQKKLDEIVTLVAGARAMPMSASCVINRAGLLALLDEVRDALPGSLARAEELIGDRDQVVTRAREEADRIIGAAHAERGSLVSDTEVARRSRAEADRMLAEAREEAEAIRAEADEYVDSKLANFEVVLTKTLGSVGRGRERLLGGDLPSTGGGNLDSEDDYPRRGQDPESGRQDADAYVDAKLGAFESVLTATLEAVGRGREKLHGRIATDDLGALAEESSPSRYSSDADYLADLAAPADTPADRGATVPAPRAQEPGKGYSHTPVPAPRVRMSRTEDYAEPPTPVSPGAPEPYGYGPGYAAYADGRSAEPYGGYQGYGDGVGGYGVAAYDPAAPGDARGGYPDTDPYGTAEVGPEQPIRYDPPYDEGGR